GACTTGTCCCGAGTCTACAAGCGGAAACCGCGGCGCCGCTACGCTTGAAAGAAAGACAGGCGTACCGCCGCACTCGCACCTTACCAATAACAACGCCCAACTCTGCGAACGAGAGTCAGACCCCGTTACAAGCTCACCCAGCTCTGTAGTACCAATGCGTTTGCCCGGCGACGCCAATGCCAACCCGACTTCTCACTGCCCCCGGTGCTCGGCCACGGCCCTGCCGGTGGCGGTTGACTTCCGCCTGCCGCTGACCCGCGAGGCGGTCGCCGCGCTCGTCCGGCAGGACCAGCGGTTTGCGTTGGTCGATCCGGGCAAGGACGCCGACCGCGGGCACGTTGTCGCGTTGGTCGACTCGCTGCAGGACCGCGACAACCGGCTGCCGCTGCTGTCGTGGTCCGCAGTGCGTGGCTACGTCCGCCTGACCGGACAGCCGACCTGCAGTTCGGTGCGGCGGGACGCCTGCGGCAACCTCGCCTGCGCCGAGCTGCCCTACTCTTCCCCGTGGCGAGAAGTCGCCGAAGCCCTGTTGAAGGTCGCCGCCGAGGCCTGGTCCTACACCGACCGCCAGCCGCCCGGGGCCCGCACCGACTGGCAGCGGCAGCGGAGCGTGCTCACGCTGCTGACCGCGCGCGAACGCGACGTGCTGCGGCTGATCGCCGCCGGGCTGAGCGTCCGCGAGATGGCCCGCATGATGCACCTTGCTGATAGCACCGTCGACAACCACCGCTCGCGGCTGATGAAGAAGCTGGGGGTGCACAAGGCGGTGGACGCGGCCCGCTTTGCCTACCGGATCGGTCTGGCCGCCCCCTGAGGGGCACAAACCGGCCGCTGCGGCCTGCCCGGTTGCCTATGGGGAAGCGCGCCGATGCGGTATAATCCCCGGCGTCGGCCCGGTTCCATCGACGCCCCTCACCACAGCACACCATGCCACGGTATGTCCTCCGCTACGGCGCCATGCGTCGGCTGGGCGTTTTCTCGACGCGCGGCGGCGACCGCTTTGCGCGGGGCCACCAGGTAATCGCCCGCAC
This genomic interval from Posidoniimonas corsicana contains the following:
- a CDS encoding helix-turn-helix transcriptional regulator, yielding MRLPGDANANPTSHCPRCSATALPVAVDFRLPLTREAVAALVRQDQRFALVDPGKDADRGHVVALVDSLQDRDNRLPLLSWSAVRGYVRLTGQPTCSSVRRDACGNLACAELPYSSPWREVAEALLKVAAEAWSYTDRQPPGARTDWQRQRSVLTLLTARERDVLRLIAAGLSVREMARMMHLADSTVDNHRSRLMKKLGVHKAVDAARFAYRIGLAAP